Within the Marinitoga litoralis genome, the region AAAAATATTATTTCTTCTTTAGAATTAATAAGAATAACAGCCTCTTGTATATCATCCAAAATTCTTAATATCATATCTTCTGTTTTCATTTTAATCCTCCCCTAACAACTTATGTTCTTGTACCCAACCATCTAAATCTAAATCTACCATTACATCTATAACCTTATCATACTCACTTTTTTTCAAAAATCGATTAATTTCTGGATAGTCTTTTGTTCTATATACAGGAACATATTGATCCATTAAACTTATTAAAATATTTTTATCTAATTTTGCTATAAATTTTAAAGCATCTTTTGCTTCATCTATATTGTTAGGCAAAACAAGAATTCTAACAATCATACCTTTTTTTAAAATACCCTCTTCAAAAACATATTCACCCTTTATTTGATTATACATTTCAACTACTGCTTTGCTAGCATATTCCCAATAATCTGGTGTTTTAGAATATCTACTTGCTGCATATTCAGAAGTATATCTAATATCCGCTAAATATATATCTATTACTCCATCTAATAATTTTAATGTTTCAACTGTTTCATATGATGATGTATTCCATAGTAATGGGATATTTAATCCTTTTTCAATAGCTAATATTAATGCATCAAATATAAATGGCAAATATGGAGTTGCTGTTACTAAATCAATATTTTTAACTTTCTTTTCATTTTGAAGCCAGATAAATTTATCTGCTAATTCTTCTACAGTAAATTCTTTTCCAAACCCATTTTGAGAAAAATTAAAATTTTGGCAATATACACATTTCATAGCACAATTACTAAAAAAAACTCCTCCTGCACCCGTATCTCCTACTAATGGTGGTTCTTCGCCTTTGTACAACACAAATTCAGAAATTTTTATTTTATCCCCAACTCTACATACTCCTAATTTTTCATGTCTATTAACTCTACATTTTTTTGGACATAAATCACAAGAATTCAATTTTTCATATAATATATCTCGTCTTTTGTGTAATTCACCACTTTCATATAATTTAATATATCCAGGTATATAACTCATTACAAAGACAAACCTCCATCTATTCTAATTACTTGACCAGTTATGTATGATGAATCATCAGAAGCTAAAAATAACACAACTTTAGCAACTTCTTCAGCGCTCCCTAAACGTTTGAGTAAAATTCTTTCTAATGCTGCATTTTTAAAGTCTTCACTTATATTTTTTGTCATATCAGTTTCTATAAACCCTGGAGCTACAGCATTTACTCTAATTTGTTCACCTTTCATTGTTAATTCCTTTGCCCAAGTTTTAGTCATACCTATTAACCCAGCTTTACTTGCAGAATAATTTGTTTGTCCAATATTTCCATCTATTCCAACTACACTTGAAATATTTATAATTGAACCCTCTTTTTGTTTTCTCATAATTTTAGCAACAGCCTTAGTAACTAAAAAAACTCCTTTTAAATTCACATTAATAACAAAATCAAAATCTTCTTCTTTCATTAATAACAATAACATATCTTTAGTTACTCCAGCATTATTAACAAGGACATCTATTCTTTTATACTCTCCAAATATTTCTTTTACAGTTGAATTTACTTCTTCGCTATTTGAAACATCAACCTTGTACCCTTTAAATATTCCCTTGTTTAAAGAGTTTAATTCCTCTTCAACCTTTTTTAAAGCTTCTAAATTTCTTGCAAAACCTAATACAGTTGCTCCTTCTTCTACAAATTTTTTACTTATCTCTTTTCCAATTCCTCTATTAGCACCTGTAACTATACATATTTTATTTTTTAATTTCATTTTATTACCTCCTGGATAAACAACTGAATATATACATATTATATCATAAAAAAATGTTTTGTGATATAATTATAGTATAGGAAGGGTGTGAGCAAATGGATAGCAATGAACAAGAATTTGAATTATTTTTAAATGATATTGAGAATATATTAGAAAGAAAACTAAATGATTCTGAAATAGAAATTCTTAAAAAAGCATATTTCTTAGCTAAAAAATCACATGAAGGTCAAATGCGAGCTTCAGGAGAACCTTTTTTTGAACATCCTAAAGCAGTTGCAAAGATTTTAGCAGAATTAAAAATGGATATTGAAAGTATAGCTTCTGCGCTATTACATGATGTCGTAGAAGATTGTGATGTACCTATAGATGTTATTCAAAAACAATTTGGTGATGAAATTACGAGAATTGTAGATGGTGTTACTAAAATTAGTAATTTAAAATTAAATGAAAAATTAAATAAAGTAGATATGAAATCATTGGAAAAAATTGAAACTATACGTAAAATGCTTCTTGCTATGTCTAATGATATACGTGTTATTATAGTTAAATTATCTGATAGATTACATAATATGAGGACTTTAGAATATGTTCCTCAAAAAAAACAAATAATAAAATCACAAGAAACACTAAAAATATATGCACCAATAGCTCATAGATTGGGTATTCATAAAATAAAAGCTGAACTAGAAGACTTATCTTTTATGTACCTATACCCACAAGCATATAATGATATAAAAAGAAGATTAGAAGAAAAAGTAAAAAATGTTCATGATAAAATGGAAGAATATAAAAATATTATTTTAGAACAATTAGAAAAACATAATATAAAAGCATCTATACAAGGTAGAACTAAACACCTATATAGTATATGGGAAAAAATGCTAAGAAAAAATAAAAGTTTTGATGAAATATATGACGTTATTGCATTAAGAATTATTACCGAATCACCAACAGCTTGTTATGCTGCTTTGGGTGTTGTTCATTCTGTTTGGAGACCAGTACCTGGAAGGATAAAAGATTATATTGCAGTTCCTAAATCAAACGGTTATAGGTCTATACATACTACTGTTATTACTAATAAAGGTGAAACATTAGAAATTCAAATAAGAGATTGGGAAATGCATGAAGAAAGTGAATACGGGTTAGCAGCACATTGGGCATATAAACAAGGAGTTGATTCAAAGAAATTATATTTTGTAAAAAGATTAATGGATTTACACAAAGAAATTGCTCAATCTGCATTTAATTTAAACGATATAGAAGAAGAATTAAAGGCTCATGAAGTTTTTGTATTTACACCCAAAGGTGAAATACTACATTTGCCATATGGTTCAACACCTATTGATTTCGCATATGCTATTCACACTAATGTTGGAAATCATTTTGCTGGAGCTAAAGTTAATGGAAAAATTGTACCTATTAGTTATGAACTACAAAATGGAGATATAGTTGAAATAATTATAAATAGGAATTCACCAGGTCCAAGCATTGACTGGTTAAAATATGCTAAATCTTCACGTACAAAACATAAAATAAAAAGATATTATAGATTAAAAAATGAAAAAAATCTTGAGGAAAAAGGTAGAGAAAAAATAAGAGAAATTGCAAAAGATTTAAATCTTTCAATAGATAATTTAATTCATGATTTAAAAGAAAATCAAGCTTTTTGCGAAAAAAATAATGTCAAAAATGAAAATGAATTATATATAAGACTTGGATTTGGAGATATTAATCCAAAAGAAATATATAAACTATACGAGAAAAAAGAAGAACCTACTGATCAAAAAAATGAAAAATTTATTACTCAAAAAATTAATTACAAGAAAAAAGGTATTGGAGTTATTGTAGATGGACAAGAAGGAATAGATATTTATTTTGCAAAATGTTGTAACCCTGTATTTGGTGATGATATTATTGGTATTGTTAGTAGAAGAGGTATAGGTATTCATAGAGAAAATTGTATGAATATTAAAGAAGTTCCACAATCAAGAGTAGTTAAAGTTTCATGGGTGAATGAAAATTCTGATATTCCAAAATATGTTACCCATTTATTAATTGAAATGCAGGATAAATCTGTTTTAAATGAAATTAGAAATAAAATTAAAAATGAAAAAGCTAATATCGAAATGTATGAAACATCAAAAAAAGTTGATAGAGTAGATTTAAAATTAAGATTAGCAGTTAAAGATGTACAACATTTAATGAGAGTATTATCAGCATTAAAAAGTATAAAAGGTGTATTTAATGTAAGGAGGAGTTAGTTGTGAGAGCAGTTGTTCAAAGAGTTTTAGAATCTCATGTAGATGTTGAAGATAAAACAGTAGGAAAAATTGGAAAAGGTATTTTAGTATTATTGGGTGTAGGGCAAAATGATACTGAAAAAGATATTGAATGGTTAGCAGATAAAATCATGAATTTAAGAATTTTTGAGGATTCAGAAGATAAAATGAACCTATCTTTGCTTGATATAAAAGGTGAAATATTAGTAATATCTCAGTTTACATTATATGGAGATTGTAGAAAAGGTAGAAGACCATCTTATTCAACAGCCGCAAATCCAGAAAAAGGTAATGAGTATTATGAAAAATTTATTGATTATATTGAAAGAAAATATAATATAAAGGTTGAAAAAGGTGTTTTTCAAGCTGATATGAAAGTTCATTTAATTAACGATGGACCCGTAACATTG harbors:
- a CDS encoding RelA/SpoT family protein yields the protein MDSNEQEFELFLNDIENILERKLNDSEIEILKKAYFLAKKSHEGQMRASGEPFFEHPKAVAKILAELKMDIESIASALLHDVVEDCDVPIDVIQKQFGDEITRIVDGVTKISNLKLNEKLNKVDMKSLEKIETIRKMLLAMSNDIRVIIVKLSDRLHNMRTLEYVPQKKQIIKSQETLKIYAPIAHRLGIHKIKAELEDLSFMYLYPQAYNDIKRRLEEKVKNVHDKMEEYKNIILEQLEKHNIKASIQGRTKHLYSIWEKMLRKNKSFDEIYDVIALRIITESPTACYAALGVVHSVWRPVPGRIKDYIAVPKSNGYRSIHTTVITNKGETLEIQIRDWEMHEESEYGLAAHWAYKQGVDSKKLYFVKRLMDLHKEIAQSAFNLNDIEEELKAHEVFVFTPKGEILHLPYGSTPIDFAYAIHTNVGNHFAGAKVNGKIVPISYELQNGDIVEIIINRNSPGPSIDWLKYAKSSRTKHKIKRYYRLKNEKNLEEKGREKIREIAKDLNLSIDNLIHDLKENQAFCEKNNVKNENELYIRLGFGDINPKEIYKLYEKKEEPTDQKNEKFITQKINYKKKGIGVIVDGQEGIDIYFAKCCNPVFGDDIIGIVSRRGIGIHRENCMNIKEVPQSRVVKVSWVNENSDIPKYVTHLLIEMQDKSVLNEIRNKIKNEKANIEMYETSKKVDRVDLKLRLAVKDVQHLMRVLSALKSIKGVFNVRRS
- the fabG gene encoding 3-oxoacyl-[acyl-carrier-protein] reductase, with the protein product MKLKNKICIVTGANRGIGKEISKKFVEEGATVLGFARNLEALKKVEEELNSLNKGIFKGYKVDVSNSEEVNSTVKEIFGEYKRIDVLVNNAGVTKDMLLLLMKEEDFDFVINVNLKGVFLVTKAVAKIMRKQKEGSIINISSVVGIDGNIGQTNYSASKAGLIGMTKTWAKELTMKGEQIRVNAVAPGFIETDMTKNISEDFKNAALERILLKRLGSAEEVAKVVLFLASDDSSYITGQVIRIDGGLSL
- the dtd gene encoding D-aminoacyl-tRNA deacylase, with protein sequence MRAVVQRVLESHVDVEDKTVGKIGKGILVLLGVGQNDTEKDIEWLADKIMNLRIFEDSEDKMNLSLLDIKGEILVISQFTLYGDCRKGRRPSYSTAANPEKGNEYYEKFIDYIERKYNIKVEKGVFQADMKVHLINDGPVTLLLDSEKTF
- a CDS encoding radical SAM protein gives rise to the protein MSYIPGYIKLYESGELHKRRDILYEKLNSCDLCPKKCRVNRHEKLGVCRVGDKIKISEFVLYKGEEPPLVGDTGAGGVFFSNCAMKCVYCQNFNFSQNGFGKEFTVEELADKFIWLQNEKKVKNIDLVTATPYLPFIFDALILAIEKGLNIPLLWNTSSYETVETLKLLDGVIDIYLADIRYTSEYAASRYSKTPDYWEYASKAVVEMYNQIKGEYVFEEGILKKGMIVRILVLPNNIDEAKDALKFIAKLDKNILISLMDQYVPVYRTKDYPEINRFLKKSEYDKVIDVMVDLDLDGWVQEHKLLGED